The proteins below come from a single Parageobacillus thermoglucosidasius genomic window:
- a CDS encoding YozQ family protein, producing MEKQENLNIAGRKYDPSGHDRSVFLPSALATTHEQVRDAYVEGTVDGIIDDGSGGEGAPLSRQHNE from the coding sequence ATGGAAAAACAAGAAAACTTAAATATTGCGGGAAGGAAATATGATCCATCTGGCCATGACCGTTCCGTTTTTTTGCCTTCTGCGTTGGCGACAACGCACGAACAAGTAAGGGATGCGTATGTGGAAGGGACGGTCGACGGGATCATCGATGATGGAAGCGGCGGGGAAGGCGCTCCCCTTTCCCGGCAGCACAACGAGTAA
- a CDS encoding ammonium transporter, with protein MDEKMLAAGLDALWVMVSAILVISMQAGFALLEAGSTRMKNSGHVAGKQILSFAIASLVFWAVGFAIAFGAGNRLIGMEGWFLQGDEKTFASLSWANVPLSLKFLFQLGFAGVSLAIAWGGFAERAKLSVYFLFGTIFMIAIYPVIGHWVWGGGWLGEIGMQDFAGSTVVHLQGAIAALIATMLLGPRIGKFNKDKTPNVIPGHNQVYTVIGGLILWIGWFGFNAGSTMAVGDGFFGHVALTTNLAAAAGAVAAILTAKIMIGKADIPAMVNGVLAALVAITAACAFVEPWAAVVIGAVAGSFTFWTSIYLERKGIDDPIYAFSVHGIAGIIGTISTGFFAAPRLVEITGVGKEGLLYGGGFHQLIVQTVGVLGAAIYVAAVSFIVLFVLKKTIGLRVTAEQEISGLDISEHGSYGYPEQLDPAYQSKPLTQ; from the coding sequence ATGGATGAAAAAATGTTGGCAGCAGGACTTGATGCGCTTTGGGTGATGGTGAGCGCGATACTAGTGATCAGCATGCAGGCAGGATTCGCTTTGCTGGAAGCGGGATCGACAAGAATGAAAAATTCCGGGCATGTGGCAGGAAAACAAATATTAAGCTTTGCGATTGCTTCGCTTGTGTTTTGGGCGGTTGGTTTTGCGATTGCGTTCGGCGCAGGAAACCGCTTGATCGGAATGGAAGGATGGTTTTTGCAAGGAGATGAAAAGACATTTGCTTCTCTTTCATGGGCGAACGTTCCATTATCGTTGAAGTTTTTGTTTCAGCTCGGCTTTGCCGGGGTGTCGCTGGCAATCGCGTGGGGAGGTTTTGCGGAACGAGCAAAATTATCCGTCTATTTTCTGTTTGGAACGATTTTTATGATTGCGATTTATCCAGTGATTGGCCACTGGGTATGGGGTGGCGGATGGCTTGGCGAAATCGGGATGCAAGATTTTGCCGGATCTACCGTCGTCCATCTGCAAGGAGCGATTGCCGCGCTGATTGCGACAATGTTGCTTGGCCCTCGGATCGGCAAATTTAATAAAGATAAAACGCCGAACGTCATTCCGGGGCATAACCAAGTATATACTGTGATCGGCGGTTTGATTTTATGGATCGGCTGGTTCGGATTTAATGCCGGAAGCACGATGGCGGTAGGCGACGGGTTTTTCGGCCATGTCGCGCTGACAACTAATCTGGCGGCTGCGGCGGGAGCGGTTGCGGCTATTTTAACGGCGAAAATCATGATAGGAAAAGCGGACATTCCGGCAATGGTCAACGGTGTGCTTGCAGCGTTAGTGGCGATTACCGCGGCGTGCGCCTTTGTGGAACCATGGGCAGCGGTAGTGATCGGAGCGGTGGCTGGCTCATTCACATTTTGGACATCGATTTATTTGGAACGAAAGGGCATTGATGATCCGATTTATGCGTTTTCGGTGCATGGCATCGCCGGCATTATCGGTACAATTTCAACCGGGTTTTTCGCAGCGCCTCGTTTAGTCGAAATAACGGGGGTTGGCAAAGAGGGATTGTTGTATGGCGGCGGATTCCATCAATTAATCGTGCAGACGGTCGGAGTGCTGGGAGCAGCGATATATGTGGCAGCGGTATCGTTTATCGTGTTGTTTGTTTTAAAGAAAACGATCGGATTGCGTGTGACAGCGGAACAAGAAATTTCCGGTTTGGACATTAGCGAGCATGGTTCGTACGGTTATCCGGAGCAGCTTGATCCGGCTTATCAGTCCAAGCCACTTACTCAATAA
- a CDS encoding CAP domain-containing protein, translated as MPPLKVDASLSKVAREKSRDMEVNHYFSHNSPSLIFKGMVHFFIRQPPCYCGRCCKTGIKTQSYA; from the coding sequence TTGCCGCCTTTGAAGGTCGATGCATCATTAAGCAAAGTCGCCCGGGAAAAATCAAGAGATATGGAGGTAAATCATTATTTTTCCCACAACAGCCCGAGCTTGATTTTTAAGGGGATGGTGCATTTTTTCATCAGGCAGCCCCCTTGTTATTGTGGACGGTGTTGCAAAACCGGAATAAAAACTCAAAGTTATGCATAA
- a CDS encoding VWA-like domain-containing protein yields MKWQRALLALLKERKDHSIALAIDTSNRPSRPILIQNIVKLFEKVRPDTVLVQADFKIRDVSPIGMAAIKYFKHGKSSYTEVLEWAKEEKIDTLFYITDVTGYFYEELEVDYEVFWLVPDDYMPRVPFGKPIRVA; encoded by the coding sequence GTGAAGTGGCAGAGGGCGCTGCTTGCGTTGCTGAAGGAACGAAAAGACCATTCCATCGCCTTGGCGATCGATACGTCCAATCGGCCGTCACGTCCGATTTTAATCCAAAACATTGTTAAGCTGTTTGAAAAAGTAAGACCGGATACGGTGTTGGTGCAAGCCGATTTTAAAATTCGCGACGTGTCTCCTATTGGCATGGCGGCGATTAAATATTTCAAACATGGAAAATCATCGTATACGGAAGTGTTGGAATGGGCGAAAGAAGAAAAAATTGATACGCTTTTTTACATTACCGATGTCACGGGCTATTTTTATGAAGAATTGGAAGTAGATTATGAAGTATTTTGGCTTGTTCCGGATGATTATATGCCGCGCGTGCCGTTTGGCAAGCCGATCCGCGTGGCCTAG
- a CDS encoding toxic anion resistance protein → MKPSDNMTANDFRDQQWTSSLDSLLENPFSLPNEQSETGVDEQRQPTKLIDTLKPEHRSKALQLAKQIDPRNQQAIIQYGVAAQAELSKFSHAILHHVQTKDAGPVGEVISDLMAKIKEVNPDDLLPAKKGWLARLFGSVSKSLHGMVAKYQKIGVEIDKIADQLEKHRQSLFRDIMMLETLYEKNKEYFDALNIYIAAAEHKLEELRTKVIPEKQAQAERSGNQMEMQEVNDLLQFADRLEKRIHDLKLSRQVTIQTAPQIRMIQHMNQTLVERIQSSILTAIPLWKNQVVIALTLFRQQKAVEAQKQVAETTNNLLLRNSEMLKTNSIEVAKENERGLIDIETLKKTQENLVTTLEETLKIQQEGRLKRQQVERELVTMEEQLKQTLLSLRRNDG, encoded by the coding sequence ATGAAACCGTCCGATAACATGACGGCAAACGATTTTCGCGATCAACAATGGACAAGCTCGCTTGATTCGTTGCTGGAAAACCCGTTTTCATTGCCGAATGAACAGAGCGAAACTGGCGTGGATGAACAGCGGCAGCCAACGAAGCTGATTGACACGTTAAAGCCAGAACATCGCAGCAAAGCGCTGCAGCTCGCAAAACAAATCGACCCGCGCAATCAGCAAGCGATCATTCAATACGGAGTTGCCGCGCAAGCCGAGCTGTCGAAGTTTTCCCATGCGATTTTGCACCACGTGCAGACAAAGGATGCGGGTCCCGTCGGGGAAGTGATCAGCGACTTAATGGCAAAAATTAAAGAAGTGAATCCCGATGATTTGCTTCCGGCGAAAAAAGGATGGTTGGCGCGGTTGTTTGGCTCTGTGTCCAAATCGCTGCACGGCATGGTCGCGAAGTATCAAAAAATCGGCGTGGAAATTGATAAAATTGCTGATCAGCTTGAGAAGCACCGCCAGTCGCTGTTTCGCGACATTATGATGTTAGAAACGCTGTACGAAAAAAATAAGGAATACTTTGATGCGCTTAACATTTATATCGCCGCGGCTGAACATAAATTGGAAGAATTGCGGACGAAAGTGATTCCGGAAAAACAGGCCCAAGCAGAACGGTCAGGAAACCAAATGGAAATGCAAGAAGTCAACGACTTGTTGCAGTTTGCCGACCGGCTTGAAAAACGGATTCATGATTTAAAATTAAGCCGGCAAGTAACGATCCAGACGGCACCGCAAATCCGCATGATCCAGCATATGAACCAGACGCTTGTCGAGCGCATTCAATCATCGATTTTAACGGCGATTCCGCTATGGAAAAACCAAGTGGTGATCGCCCTGACTTTATTCCGCCAGCAAAAAGCGGTCGAGGCGCAAAAACAAGTGGCGGAGACGACCAACAACCTGTTGCTTCGCAATTCGGAAATGCTGAAAACAAACAGCATTGAAGTCGCGAAAGAAAACGAACGCGGGCTGATCGATATTGAAACATTGAAAAAAACGCAGGAAAATTTAGTCACTACATTAGAAGAAACGCTGAAAATCCAGCAAGAAGGCCGTCTCAAACGGCAACAAGTGGAACGGGAGCTCGTTACGATGGAAGAACAGCTGAAACAAACGCTGTTATCATTAAGACGAAACGATGGATGA
- a CDS encoding 5-bromo-4-chloroindolyl phosphate hydrolysis family protein produces MKRLLRTLWRWFVSWNVGVIVAVVTFFLADFHFFPSFFSGMGAMVVTSIIMKKRDGRIAGNLLKEEKAYIRSQLDEARKKWKQMRAARFRIRSLAMWQKISRICAVVDKMIRAVEQHPHQFRLAQSFFLNELPTAVTMIEKYVYLTNQPVRNQEMKETLWKTERLLDELAASAEQRLLEILSNDVFDLKVEAKLLEQSLEQQKLPETMEWRKENDYETVR; encoded by the coding sequence ATGAAACGGTTGCTTAGAACGTTATGGCGCTGGTTTGTTTCTTGGAATGTGGGGGTAATCGTGGCGGTGGTGACGTTTTTTCTCGCTGATTTTCACTTCTTTCCTTCCTTCTTTTCAGGAATGGGTGCGATGGTTGTCACATCGATAATCATGAAAAAAAGAGATGGCCGGATCGCGGGAAATCTTTTAAAGGAAGAAAAAGCGTATATTCGCTCACAGCTTGATGAGGCGCGGAAAAAGTGGAAACAAATGCGCGCCGCCCGTTTTCGCATTCGCTCACTTGCCATGTGGCAAAAAATTTCGCGCATATGCGCGGTTGTCGACAAAATGATTCGCGCGGTGGAGCAACATCCGCATCAGTTTCGTCTTGCCCAATCGTTTTTTCTAAATGAATTGCCGACGGCGGTGACGATGATCGAAAAATACGTGTATTTAACGAATCAGCCTGTGCGCAATCAAGAGATGAAAGAGACGCTCTGGAAAACGGAACGGCTTCTTGATGAACTGGCTGCTTCTGCGGAGCAGCGTCTTTTGGAGATACTTTCGAACGATGTTTTTGATTTAAAAGTAGAAGCGAAATTGCTCGAGCAGTCGCTAGAGCAGCAAAAGCTGCCGGAAACGATGGAATGGAGAAAGGAGAACGATTATGAAACCGTCCGATAA
- a CDS encoding DUF294 nucleotidyltransferase-like domain-containing protein, translated as MELLYELMKQMEQTETIGELRVCHYELARRLRLVLQWERIELLSHIVSEAHEVLMQRAFQLAEEETLRAAVGIRPRKWCWYVMGSLGRREPTIWTDQDNGILFECGGHEEKECYEFVRHMAAVGTNYLYEIGYPYCPGYVMATNKRWGQSLADWENQIKTYIRDRLPNDIRFLFIAIDMRPIYGDSQLVIDRRQALFDWIHREPQLLQQMGEHVMFPTVPLGWFHNVQIERWGAYSGAIHMKHGGYVQIVNALKWLSCFANISAATTLERWNEITKQALLPLELVKEAKEALSIYYYVRLKYATEAGSDRDYVLWRTLEANERKWLKKAMRTAKKMQRFVARQAGGK; from the coding sequence ATGGAATTATTATACGAATTAATGAAGCAAATGGAACAGACAGAGACGATCGGAGAACTGCGCGTTTGCCATTATGAGCTTGCCAGGCGGCTGCGCCTTGTTTTGCAATGGGAACGGATTGAATTGCTTTCCCATATTGTCAGCGAGGCGCACGAAGTTCTCATGCAACGGGCGTTTCAGCTTGCGGAAGAGGAAACGCTGCGCGCAGCGGTAGGCATTCGCCCGAGAAAATGGTGTTGGTATGTGATGGGGAGCTTGGGGAGACGGGAGCCGACCATATGGACAGATCAAGATAACGGCATTTTGTTTGAATGCGGCGGGCATGAAGAAAAAGAATGTTATGAATTTGTCCGTCATATGGCGGCAGTCGGAACGAATTATTTATATGAAATCGGCTATCCGTATTGTCCTGGCTACGTGATGGCGACGAACAAACGGTGGGGGCAGTCGCTTGCTGACTGGGAGAATCAAATAAAGACGTATATTCGCGACCGTCTCCCCAATGATATTCGTTTTTTGTTTATTGCGATCGATATGCGGCCGATTTATGGAGACAGCCAGCTTGTTATTGACAGAAGACAGGCGCTGTTTGACTGGATCCACCGTGAGCCGCAGCTGCTTCAACAAATGGGGGAGCATGTGATGTTTCCTACCGTGCCGCTTGGCTGGTTCCATAACGTTCAAATCGAACGGTGGGGGGCATATAGCGGGGCGATTCATATGAAACATGGCGGTTACGTGCAAATCGTCAACGCGTTAAAGTGGCTATCATGTTTTGCCAATATTTCTGCGGCAACGACGCTGGAACGATGGAATGAGATCACGAAACAGGCGCTGCTGCCTTTAGAGCTGGTGAAGGAAGCAAAGGAAGCGCTGTCGATTTACTACTACGTTCGGTTAAAGTACGCGACAGAAGCGGGAAGTGACCGTGACTATGTATTATGGCGCACGCTTGAAGCAAATGAACGAAAATGGCTGAAAAAAGCGATGAGGACAGCAAAAAAGATGCAACGGTTTGTTGCGCGGCAGGCAGGTGGTAAGTAA
- a CDS encoding DUF2512 family protein, producing the protein MKHACHRPLHSNTCCLPRHLIRRLFSLWMTLAAYAPADLYILPRFGNIRNDGRCLAWNRRHAACHGAFSALLIAQGEILKRKMGQKTCEEARAANRGGGRNAVRSASILKKSSEKADPAR; encoded by the coding sequence GTGAAGCATGCATGCCATCGCCCTCTCCATTCAAATACGTGCTGCTTGCCACGGCACCTCATCCGCAGGCTATTCAGCTTATGGATGACGCTTGCTGCTTATGCGCCCGCAGATTTATACATTCTTCCGCGCTTTGGCAATATCCGCAATGATGGCCGGTGTTTAGCTTGGAACCGGCGGCACGCTGCTTGCCACGGCGCATTTTCCGCGCTGCTGATCGCACAAGGTGAAATATTAAAGAGGAAAATGGGGCAAAAAACGTGTGAGGAGGCAAGAGCTGCAAACAGAGGCGGCGGAAGAAATGCCGTCCGAAGCGCATCCATCTTGAAGAAGTCCAGCGAAAAAGCTGACCCCGCACGATAA